ACCCCTTCGATCCAGTTGCCCCCCCTCGCGTTCGGCTCCATGAAGAACTTCGCCGCGATGCCGGACAGCTGCAGGAAGCCCACCGTGTGGTAGCCGACGACCCGCAGGTCGACGTCGGTCCCGGTGACCTCTCCGTACCGGCGGTAGAGGGCGGGGATGTCCCCCATGTTCTCGTAGGGGTGACGACCCCGAAAGCAGGCGAGATCCCAATGCGTGTCGCCGATGTTCGCGATCTCGAAGTCGAGCAACGCGAGCACCTCGGTTCCGGCGGACATGAATTGCCCCGCATCCCCCGCGATGAAGCTCCCGTGGGTTCGGTGCTCGGGAATGTTCCGCCGTAGCCACGACTGCAGAAACTCGAACGCCGTATCGATGTGACCCATGTGCACGCCGGCCTGATACATGCGCTCAGGCGCGTGCAGGGCGATCTCGGCCGCCGTCTGCGGCGGCTTCGCGAGTCGCCGGATGTGCGCGAACTCACTCACGGGCACTGCGTGGACCGCTGCCAGGTCTTCCATGTAGTGCAGCATCGCCTGCCAACGCTCGTCGCTCAGGGTCGAGGGGTCCTCGATTGCCGTGTGCAGCATTCCCGGCGCGCGATCCTCGGTGTCGACCCAGTCCATGACGAACGCCCGGGGAGAGTCCACCCAACCGTAGATATGAGGCACTTTGATTCCGTTGGCCTCGAGCACCTGCATGACGTCCATCTCGAATCGGAGGTCGTGCTTCCCCGCGATCGAGCGGTCGCCTCGAAACAAGACCGCCTTGGTCTCGGCGCCC
Above is a window of Candidatus Binatia bacterium DNA encoding:
- a CDS encoding phosphotransferase translates to GAETKAVLFRGDRSIAGKHDLRFEMDVMQVLEANGIKVPHIYGWVDSPRAFVMDWVDTEDRAPGMLHTAIEDPSTLSDERWQAMLHYMEDLAAVHAVPVSEFAHIRRLAKPPQTAAEIALHAPERMYQAGVHMGHIDTAFEFLQSWLRRNIPEHRTHGSFIAGDAGQFMSAGTEVLALLDFEIANIGDTHWDLACFRGRHPYENMGDIPALYRRYGEVTGTDVDLRVVGYHTVGFLQLSGIAAKFFMEPNARGGNWIEGVLEYGSITRRAYEAIAELQDIPLDYNLHLPEPTIQNWEDSGLRKLMVDIERLPTSSAFEPWERGLLHSIPSFLLNHARYRGWFEREALADIAQLTGRSFDDLVSADAAVSEIIGANDPGRDEELVRLQHRRILRFSMIAAGTDPNDENPLFHKLDPILS